The following are encoded together in the Phormidium ambiguum IAM M-71 genome:
- a CDS encoding NB-ARC domain-containing protein — translation MVTLKASQQGLAYIKKARSEKGWAVSDFRWIETASAILGASWTEDGVLAIGISEGTWKRFLAGKYPINAEAFKAYCQVLGLNWEEVAEGEQGSRGAEGQGRRGAEEQGSRGEEGRSVNGKLLQDWGDAPDVSVFYGRQVELSTVRQWVVEENCRLVTLLGMGGIGKTALSVKLAREIAQSREVEEHSKSNIEYVIWRSLRNSPTVEEILTEIIQFLSQEQEINLPSNLEGRITRLLHYLRTSRCLLILDNAESILQAGDRTGRYRTGYEGYGQLLRSIAETSHQSCLILTSREKPQGLAKFEGESLPVRSLQLSGLPEGVGRNLFNVKGTFTATDTEWETLISRYAGNPLALKIVASSIHDYFDDNISYFLETTQQSAFLFDDIRDLLAQQFHRLTDLERTIMYWLAIDREPVTLPELQADFVTTIPPREFLESLNSLQRRSIIEKNNASFTQQPVVMEYVTTHLIEQVCAEISSLEESSLSKIFINHALLKATAKDYIRETQANLILQPIIDELSASFGSPENISLCLSEILSNLRGKPPKETGYAAGNAINLLHQAGVDLTGFDCSGLTVWQAYLQGVTLHNVDFTNSDLSRCIFTETLGNILWVAFSFDSQLLATCDTDCNVRIWEVKSGKLLVICQGHNNWVRFVVFSPDGKTLASCGADCTVKLWNVQDGVCIKTFVGHQHEVFAVAYSPDGQRLASASGDRTIKLWDIRDGHCLQTLTGHTDWVRSVAFSPDGKILASAGADRTIRLWEVGDGEQGSRGAEEQGGRGAGEQGSRGAGGKSDNSKLLTGHTGWVRSVVFSPDGEVLASASSDRTIKLWDYQTGECLRTYTGHQGSVYSIAFSPTGDLIVSGSGDRTVKFWDCYNDNCVKTLYGQTNEVCCVAFSPDEQTIACVSLDQTVRLWNYQSGHCLKSWYGNTDWALPVSFSPIPPSPLTKGGAVQILASGSNDKTVKLWDWQTGDCIRSLSGHTDFIYGLAFSADGQILASASTDCVVRLWKVNTGQCFQILQGHADWVYTVAFHPADLVLASGSADCTLKLWNWQTGQCLKTLTGHSDKIMGIAFSPDGQMIATASADQTIRLWDYHSGDCITVLDGHTNRVYSVAFSPDGKLLATSSTDRTVKLWDWTTEVCLKTFIGHTNWVFSVVFSPDGQTLASASHDRTVRRWDVKSGQCIDVYTGHSHLVSSVAFSPDGKAIASGSQDQTVRIWNTDTGECDRVLIAKRLYESMKLTGVKGLTPATIATLQTLGAIPEDFSCGNSSQN, via the coding sequence GTGGTAACACTCAAAGCTTCACAACAAGGTCTTGCATACATTAAAAAAGCTAGAAGCGAGAAAGGGTGGGCTGTTAGCGATTTCCGTTGGATTGAAACAGCCAGTGCAATTTTAGGTGCTTCTTGGACAGAGGATGGAGTTCTTGCTATTGGAATCTCAGAGGGAACTTGGAAACGCTTCTTAGCTGGGAAATACCCAATCAATGCAGAGGCGTTTAAGGCGTATTGTCAAGTACTTGGGTTGAACTGGGAGGAAGTTGCAGAAGGGGAGCAGGGGAGCAGGGGGGCAGAGGGGCAGGGGCGCAGGGGAGCAGAGGAGCAGGGGAGCAGAGGAGAGGAGGGAAGATCTGTCAATGGAAAATTGCTTCAGGATTGGGGAGATGCGCCTGATGTTTCGGTTTTTTATGGTCGTCAGGTAGAGTTGAGTACGGTTAGGCAGTGGGTGGTTGAGGAAAATTGCCGTTTGGTGACATTGTTGGGAATGGGTGGGATTGGGAAAACGGCGCTATCGGTGAAGTTGGCGAGAGAAATTGCCCAGAGTAGGGAAGTAGAGGAGCATTCAAAATCTAACATTGAATATGTGATTTGGCGATCGCTCCGTAATTCTCCCACTGTGGAAGAGATTTTGACAGAAATTATTCAGTTTCTTTCCCAGGAACAAGAAATTAATTTACCATCGAATTTAGAAGGAAGAATTACCAGATTACTTCATTATTTAAGAACTTCACGCTGTTTGTTGATTTTAGATAATGCTGAATCAATTTTGCAAGCAGGCGATCGCACAGGGCGTTATCGGACTGGATATGAAGGTTACGGACAACTTTTGCGCTCGATTGCCGAAACATCACATCAAAGTTGTTTAATTTTAACATCTCGTGAAAAACCGCAGGGATTAGCTAAATTTGAAGGGGAAAGTTTGCCAGTGCGATCGCTGCAATTAAGCGGTTTGCCCGAAGGCGTTGGGCGCAATTTATTCAACGTTAAAGGAACATTTACGGCAACAGATACAGAATGGGAAACTTTAATTTCTCGTTATGCGGGAAACCCCTTAGCGTTGAAAATTGTTGCTTCTTCTATTCACGATTATTTTGACGATAATATTTCCTATTTTTTAGAAACAACTCAACAAAGTGCGTTTTTATTTGATGATATCCGTGACTTATTGGCGCAACAATTCCACAGATTAACTGATTTGGAACGCACAATTATGTATTGGTTGGCGATCGATCGAGAGCCTGTCACTTTACCAGAATTACAAGCAGATTTCGTTACAACTATTCCCCCTCGTGAATTTCTAGAATCTTTGAATTCATTACAACGGCGTTCAATTATCGAAAAAAACAATGCTAGTTTCACTCAGCAACCAGTTGTTATGGAATATGTAACAACTCATTTAATTGAACAAGTCTGTGCCGAAATCAGCAGCTTAGAAGAAAGCTCTTTATCTAAAATATTCATCAATCATGCACTGCTGAAAGCTACTGCTAAAGATTATATTCGAGAAACTCAAGCTAACTTGATTTTGCAACCAATTATTGATGAATTGAGCGCAAGTTTTGGAAGTCCTGAAAACATTTCTCTATGCCTTAGTGAAATCTTGAGCAATCTGCGCGGAAAACCTCCGAAAGAAACTGGATATGCAGCCGGAAATGCGATTAATTTGCTGCATCAGGCTGGTGTAGATTTGACCGGATTTGATTGTTCCGGGTTAACTGTTTGGCAAGCTTATTTGCAAGGCGTTACTTTACACAATGTTGACTTTACTAACTCAGATTTATCTCGCTGTATTTTCACAGAAACTCTGGGAAATATTTTATGGGTTGCGTTCAGTTTTGATAGTCAGTTATTAGCAACCTGCGACACTGATTGTAATGTCAGAATCTGGGAAGTTAAATCGGGCAAATTGCTAGTTATTTGTCAGGGTCATAATAACTGGGTGCGCTTTGTAGTGTTCAGTCCTGATGGGAAAACCCTTGCTAGTTGTGGTGCTGACTGCACAGTAAAACTGTGGAATGTGCAAGATGGTGTTTGCATTAAAACGTTTGTTGGACATCAACATGAGGTTTTTGCCGTTGCTTATAGCCCGGATGGACAAAGGTTAGCAAGTGCGAGTGGCGATCGCACAATCAAACTCTGGGATATCCGCGACGGTCATTGTTTGCAAACATTAACCGGACATACAGATTGGGTGCGTTCTGTCGCTTTCAGTCCAGACGGTAAAATCCTCGCTAGCGCCGGGGCAGATCGAACAATTAGGCTGTGGGAGGTGGGAGATGGGGAGCAGGGGAGCAGGGGGGCAGAGGAGCAGGGGGGCAGGGGGGCAGGGGAGCAGGGGAGCAGGGGGGCAGGGGGAAAAAGTGATAACTCAAAACTCCTAACGGGGCATACGGGGTGGGTGCGTTCTGTAGTTTTTAGTCCTGATGGTGAGGTTTTGGCGAGTGCTAGTAGCGATCGCACCATCAAACTTTGGGATTATCAGACAGGAGAATGTCTCAGAACTTACACCGGACACCAAGGTAGTGTGTATTCAATTGCATTTAGTCCCACAGGTGATTTAATTGTCAGCGGCAGTGGCGATCGCACAGTCAAATTCTGGGATTGTTATAACGATAATTGTGTCAAAACATTGTATGGACAAACCAATGAAGTTTGTTGCGTTGCCTTTAGCCCCGACGAGCAAACTATTGCCTGTGTCAGCTTAGATCAAACCGTGCGGTTGTGGAATTACCAAAGCGGACATTGTTTAAAGTCTTGGTATGGTAACACCGATTGGGCACTTCCTGTCAGCTTTAGTCCGATCCCCCCATCCCCCCTTACTAAGGGGGGCGCAGTTCAGATCTTAGCTAGTGGCAGCAATGACAAAACTGTGAAGTTGTGGGATTGGCAGACGGGTGATTGTATCCGCAGTTTGTCTGGGCATACCGACTTTATTTATGGACTCGCTTTTAGTGCAGACGGACAGATTTTAGCCAGTGCTAGTACTGATTGTGTTGTCAGACTATGGAAAGTTAATACAGGTCAATGTTTCCAAATTCTTCAAGGTCACGCAGATTGGGTGTATACAGTTGCTTTTCATCCCGCAGATCTTGTTCTTGCTAGCGGGAGTGCTGACTGCACATTGAAGTTGTGGAACTGGCAGACAGGGCAATGCTTAAAAACCCTGACTGGACACAGCGATAAAATCATGGGAATTGCTTTTAGTCCCGATGGACAAATGATAGCGACTGCTAGTGCGGATCAAACAATTCGATTATGGGATTATCACTCAGGCGATTGCATTACGGTACTGGATGGACATACAAATCGTGTCTATTCGGTGGCATTCAGTCCCGATGGAAAGCTTCTTGCTACTTCTAGTACCGATCGCACTGTCAAATTATGGGATTGGACAACAGAAGTGTGCCTCAAAACCTTTATTGGACATACCAACTGGGTGTTTTCCGTTGTGTTTAGTCCCGATGGACAAACTCTTGCTAGTGCTTCCCACGATCGAACAGTGCGTCGCTGGGATGTCAAATCAGGCCAATGTATCGATGTTTACACAGGACATTCTCATTTGGTTTCTTCAGTTGCCTTTAGTCCTGATGGAAAAGCGATCGCCAGTGGTTCCCAAGATCAAACAGTGCGGATTTGGAATACGGATACGGGAGAATGCGATCGCGTTTTAATTGCTAAACGTCTTTACGAAAGCATGAAACTCACAGGGGTTAAAGGCTTAACTCCAGCAACGATCGCCACTTTACAAACTCTGGGTGCGATTCCCGAAGATTTCTCCTGCGGTAACAGTTCCCAGAATTAA
- a CDS encoding pyridoxamine 5'-phosphate oxidase family protein: MMPFHSGEIAVQTRAGVREEAERIGQVICNTVKPAALSFLSTQQMAIAGTIASNGTIWASLLTGNSGFIQVLNEQTIEIEHTSNFTDILHRNLDSNAEIGLLIIDLSNRKRLRLNGNVTIQQPEKLQIQIKQAFFNCPKYIQTRYLETSAIAELPPPEIHTRNTLNSADESWINQADTFFIATANSTQGADASHRGGYPGFVQVINSQTLLFPDYAGNNMFQTLGNLAQNPQAGLLFINFEEGHTLQITGQAIILWDRELISAFPGAQRLIKLSISQVLETRNATSLRWQFGEYSPANPTLGEDRKKEDLEKTL, encoded by the coding sequence ATGATGCCTTTTCATTCTGGAGAAATTGCTGTTCAAACTCGTGCAGGTGTGCGAGAAGAGGCTGAACGGATTGGGCAAGTGATTTGTAATACAGTTAAGCCTGCTGCTTTGAGTTTTCTTAGTACTCAGCAAATGGCGATCGCAGGTACGATCGCATCAAATGGCACTATTTGGGCATCTTTACTAACGGGAAATTCGGGATTTATTCAAGTATTAAATGAGCAAACAATAGAAATTGAACATACTTCTAATTTTACAGATATTCTGCACCGAAACTTGGATAGCAATGCTGAAATTGGCTTATTAATTATAGACTTATCCAACCGGAAGCGGTTGAGGTTGAATGGAAATGTCACAATCCAGCAACCAGAAAAACTGCAAATTCAAATTAAGCAAGCATTTTTCAACTGTCCTAAATATATTCAAACTCGCTATTTAGAAACTAGTGCGATCGCAGAATTACCACCACCAGAAATTCACACCAGAAATACTTTAAATTCAGCAGATGAAAGCTGGATTAATCAAGCAGACACCTTTTTTATTGCTACTGCTAATTCTACACAAGGGGCTGATGCTTCTCATCGTGGAGGCTACCCAGGATTTGTTCAGGTTATCAATTCCCAAACGTTACTTTTTCCAGATTATGCAGGTAATAATATGTTTCAAACTCTGGGAAATTTAGCCCAAAATCCGCAAGCAGGTTTGCTGTTTATTAATTTTGAGGAAGGGCATACATTACAAATAACTGGACAAGCTATAATTCTTTGGGATAGAGAACTAATTTCGGCTTTTCCAGGTGCACAAAGGCTGATAAAACTTAGCATTTCTCAGGTACTCGAAACGCGAAATGCTACATCTTTACGCTGGCAATTTGGAGAATATTCTCCAGCGAATCCAACTTTGGGAGAAGATAGAAAGAAAGAAGACTTGGAAAAAACTTTGTAA
- a CDS encoding glutathione S-transferase family protein: MMKLYHTELSGNCHKVRLMLSLLEIEHERVLIDLVNGEHKSTDFLKLNPLGQVPVLIDGDTLIRDSQAILVYLTRKYKREDWLPLEAESMAKVMQWLSFAANEINTSLFIARLHFRFGMDFDWETAQQKGKQVLQIIDTHLKERNWLECNSATIADIACYPYVGLAPEGKVALEPYPNILAWIDRIKQLPGYEAMPGL, translated from the coding sequence ATGATGAAGTTATATCACACTGAATTGTCAGGGAATTGCCACAAAGTTAGGTTAATGCTTTCGTTGCTGGAGATAGAGCATGAAAGAGTATTAATTGACTTAGTAAATGGTGAACATAAATCAACTGATTTTCTCAAGCTTAATCCCCTTGGGCAGGTTCCGGTTTTAATCGATGGAGACACTTTAATTCGAGATTCCCAAGCTATTTTGGTTTATCTGACGCGCAAATATAAACGGGAAGATTGGCTACCATTAGAAGCGGAATCAATGGCAAAAGTAATGCAGTGGTTGTCATTTGCAGCTAACGAAATCAATACTAGCTTATTTATTGCCCGACTTCATTTTCGCTTTGGCATGGATTTTGATTGGGAAACGGCGCAACAAAAGGGTAAACAAGTGCTGCAAATAATAGATACTCATCTAAAAGAGCGAAATTGGTTGGAGTGCAATTCTGCTACCATTGCGGATATTGCCTGTTATCCTTATGTAGGACTCGCGCCCGAAGGTAAAGTTGCTTTGGAGCCTTACCCAAATATACTGGCTTGGATCGATCGCATTAAACAATTACCAGGTTACGAAGCTATGCCTGGACTCTAG
- a CDS encoding flavin-containing monooxygenase, whose protein sequence is MATQFDVVVIGAGFSGVTLAASLKQFGIERFVVIEKGDSVGMIWKNAYDRLTLHTPYLSLPFFQTTKKYSIFKPKAEVISYLTDYANHFQINSHIRFNEEAQSIAKVNHLANSEFNWEIHTNKEILQCKVLAVCTGWNNKPVIPKFLGQDNYSGQIIHSSQYSNGTSYRGQRVLVVGSGNSAAEIALDLYEHDAANVDMLIRGKRWVFPLYPRLQVLQYWLFTAINYLEKWFNPSKRKLEPMVRIEKILSFSPEQLKQAIDATDRWIKRFAADLSKFSIYPEDLGAMDLEANQARVAWVDRGTIKQIKNGNIRVIPSSIKMLNYRSAGFENGETNCYDAIILATGFRPSIHTILDQADLYLNQNDRYLPKTDGKCRSLVEPTLYFVGFEKTLWRSSTYGHYGWLTGKRIAAQLANQPLPSKSELTLSET, encoded by the coding sequence ATGGCAACTCAATTCGATGTTGTAGTAATTGGTGCTGGATTTTCTGGTGTGACTTTGGCGGCTAGTTTAAAACAATTTGGTATTGAGCGATTTGTAGTGATTGAAAAGGGTGATTCTGTAGGTATGATTTGGAAAAATGCTTACGATCGCCTTACACTTCATACCCCTTATCTTTCCTTACCATTTTTTCAGACAACAAAAAAATATTCAATTTTTAAACCCAAAGCTGAAGTAATTAGTTACCTTACAGACTATGCTAACCATTTTCAGATTAATTCGCATATTCGGTTTAATGAAGAAGCTCAATCGATCGCTAAAGTCAATCATTTAGCAAATTCAGAATTTAACTGGGAAATTCACACAAACAAAGAGATTTTACAATGCAAAGTTCTCGCTGTTTGTACTGGATGGAATAACAAACCAGTTATTCCTAAGTTCCTCGGACAAGATAACTATTCTGGACAAATTATACATAGTTCGCAGTATAGCAATGGAACTTCCTACCGAGGTCAACGAGTTCTAGTTGTGGGGTCAGGAAACTCCGCCGCAGAAATTGCCCTTGATTTGTATGAACATGATGCAGCAAATGTTGATATGTTAATTCGCGGAAAACGTTGGGTTTTCCCCCTGTATCCACGCCTTCAAGTACTACAATACTGGCTGTTTACGGCAATTAATTATTTAGAAAAATGGTTCAATCCATCAAAAAGAAAGCTTGAGCCAATGGTCAGGATTGAGAAAATATTAAGCTTTTCTCCTGAACAACTCAAACAAGCAATTGATGCAACAGATCGCTGGATCAAACGTTTTGCAGCTGATTTAAGTAAATTTTCCATTTATCCAGAAGATTTGGGAGCAATGGATTTGGAAGCCAATCAAGCGCGAGTTGCTTGGGTCGATCGCGGAACTATCAAACAAATCAAAAACGGGAATATTAGGGTGATTCCTAGTAGTATTAAAATGCTTAATTACCGAAGTGCTGGTTTTGAAAATGGCGAAACAAATTGCTATGATGCCATTATTTTAGCAACAGGATTTCGACCAAGTATTCATACAATTCTAGACCAAGCAGATTTGTATCTCAATCAAAACGATCGCTATCTACCCAAAACTGATGGAAAATGCCGATCGCTAGTCGAGCCAACTTTATATTTTGTTGGGTTTGAAAAGACATTATGGCGATCGTCTACTTACGGTCATTATGGCTGGCTTACAGGCAAAAGAATCGCTGCACAACTCGCAAATCAACCCTTACCTTCAAAATCTGAACTTACCCTATCCGAAACTTAA
- a CDS encoding cyclic peptide export ABC transporter, with protein MNLLKQLLYSFWQPLVLATITGLISGITTTGLIAVISGKIINPTFTLPLTGIFFSLCVLRLITGIISRVLLINLSQKIVLDLRMMLSRQILASPLFHLEYLGNHRILASLIDDIETLAKAAQVLPAFCGDIAIVTSCLLYLAWLSPSLFIIIFGAISIGIFSYQAVTNRAFRFLKQARNQQDKLFKYFNSLTAGIKELKLNQQRRQNFLIDGIYDTAQHYRRHNINSMTIFAVAATWGHLLFFLVVGIVLFALPAISSIPATILSSYAITIIYLISPLDYMMSVLPMISGAIVALQTIEALQLSLASSPQETLLGFEFESALTCKSLQLSGVTHTYYHEQEERAFKVGEINLTLSAGEIIFIAGGNGSGKSTLVKILAGLYPPELGEIYLDNQRITSEMREWYRQHFAVIFSDFYLFETLVKGKTIETDKKADDYLIKLQLDKKVTLRDNEFSTIALSQGQRKRLALLNAYLEDKPILIFDEWASDQDPIFKKIFYTELLPELKAKGKMVIAITHDDQYFHTCDRLIKLDYGKVVSDSVNSVSALSFT; from the coding sequence ATGAATTTGCTTAAGCAACTACTCTATTCATTTTGGCAGCCGCTTGTACTAGCTACAATTACAGGATTAATCAGTGGAATTACTACTACAGGATTAATTGCTGTCATCAGTGGAAAAATTATTAACCCAACATTTACACTTCCGTTAACTGGAATCTTTTTTAGTCTTTGTGTTTTACGATTAATTACTGGCATTATTTCCAGAGTTTTATTAATCAATCTTTCCCAAAAAATAGTTTTAGATCTCCGCATGATGTTAAGCCGTCAAATTTTAGCATCTCCACTATTTCATTTAGAATATTTAGGAAATCATCGGATATTAGCATCTTTGATTGATGACATTGAAACACTGGCAAAAGCTGCTCAAGTTCTCCCAGCTTTTTGTGGTGATATTGCGATCGTTACCAGTTGCTTACTATATCTGGCTTGGTTATCTCCAAGTCTATTTATCATCATATTTGGTGCTATCTCGATCGGTATTTTTAGCTATCAAGCTGTAACTAATCGAGCATTCCGTTTTTTAAAGCAAGCAAGAAATCAGCAGGATAAACTATTCAAGTACTTTAATAGTTTGACAGCAGGAATCAAAGAACTTAAGTTGAATCAACAACGCCGTCAAAACTTTTTAATAGATGGGATTTACGATACAGCACAACATTATCGACGACATAACATTAATAGCATGACCATTTTTGCGGTAGCAGCTACTTGGGGACATCTTTTATTTTTCCTGGTAGTTGGTATTGTTCTTTTCGCATTACCAGCAATTTCAAGTATCCCAGCTACAATTTTGTCGAGTTATGCCATTACTATCATTTATCTAATCAGTCCTCTTGATTATATGATGAGTGTACTGCCAATGATAAGTGGTGCGATCGTCGCTTTGCAAACAATTGAAGCATTGCAATTATCTTTAGCAAGTTCGCCTCAAGAAACGCTATTAGGTTTTGAGTTTGAATCTGCTTTAACCTGTAAATCTCTACAACTATCAGGTGTAACCCATACTTACTACCATGAACAAGAGGAACGTGCTTTTAAAGTAGGTGAAATAAACCTTACTTTGTCTGCTGGAGAAATTATTTTTATTGCTGGTGGTAATGGTAGTGGTAAGTCTACATTAGTGAAAATTTTAGCAGGTTTATACCCTCCTGAATTAGGGGAGATTTATCTAGATAATCAAAGAATTACTTCGGAAATGAGAGAGTGGTATCGTCAACATTTTGCGGTTATATTTTCTGATTTTTACCTGTTTGAGACTCTTGTGAAGGGAAAGACCATAGAAACAGATAAAAAAGCTGATGATTACTTAATAAAGCTGCAACTAGACAAGAAAGTAACACTCAGAGATAACGAATTTTCTACTATTGCGTTATCTCAAGGACAACGGAAACGTTTAGCTTTACTAAATGCTTACTTAGAAGATAAACCAATTCTGATCTTTGATGAATGGGCATCCGATCAAGACCCAATTTTCAAAAAGATATTTTATACAGAACTCTTACCGGAGTTAAAAGCGAAAGGAAAAATGGTAATAGCTATTACTCATGACGATCAGTATTTTCATACTTGCGATCGCCTAATTAAACTAGACTACGGAAAAGTTGTCTCCGACAGCGTGAATAGTGTATCTGCTCTTTCTTTTACCTAG
- a CDS encoding peptidoglycan-binding domain-containing protein, whose product MQVANSTSFRSLSVLRRGSTGEDVFLLQQRLNATRNIPGVALPMLVVDGIFGAITERAVRRFQEVFILAIDGVVGPRTWASLLRISLPDDLSPSTNFNVRSYRVIFAPGATSAIVNNAAVREDFDVYVVNARARQQLLLDITSVEVSAVVNAIVTPNNQQLIPDIDDILRFPVSGDYLILVGKDRGNVNYQLQITIR is encoded by the coding sequence ATGCAAGTAGCAAATTCCACTTCCTTTCGTTCTTTGTCTGTTCTGCGTCGGGGTAGCACAGGAGAAGATGTTTTTTTGCTACAACAGCGTCTCAATGCAACAAGAAATATTCCCGGAGTTGCATTACCTATGCTAGTTGTGGACGGCATTTTTGGCGCAATTACAGAACGCGCTGTGAGACGATTTCAAGAAGTATTTATTTTGGCGATCGATGGTGTAGTTGGGCCAAGAACTTGGGCATCTCTGCTCCGTATTTCTCTACCTGATGATTTGTCTCCTTCGACTAATTTTAATGTGCGATCGTACCGCGTAATCTTTGCACCCGGTGCTACTTCAGCTATTGTGAATAATGCTGCGGTGCGTGAAGATTTTGATGTGTATGTTGTTAACGCAAGAGCCAGACAACAATTACTTCTTGATATTACTTCTGTTGAAGTTAGTGCGGTTGTAAATGCGATCGTCACTCCCAATAATCAACAACTGATTCCAGACATAGATGACATTCTCAGATTTCCTGTTAGTGGTGATTATCTCATACTTGTCGGTAAAGATCGCGGTAATGTAAACTATCAATTACAAATTACAATTCGCTAA